The proteins below are encoded in one region of Paenibacillus albus:
- a CDS encoding zinc-dependent alcohol dehydrogenase codes for MDIKQVVVTGKNEVELQHLSLTDEVGPEEVLIDTEYTFISAGTELANYTAKDVKVFEPGHWHSYPWKSGYANVGIVRKVGDNVKRLKAGQRVYTFGPHASTIIVSQQQLIIEVPADINPAIAASSRMAGVAATSIILSDVPHNAWVAVFGLGMVGNLAAQMFRNLGCKVIGVEPNEQRRQLAKACGLDITIGGSNEEVQEQIRALTGGKLAHITVDAVGHSSVVMQALQATASLGQLVLLGSPRVPVEGNLTELLSDIHLRWITMRGGLEWFLPVYSEVSTAVSLYSKQELVFDWIRQGKLALEPQISHYVSPSQIKEAYDGLLYEPHTYTGVVLDWTK; via the coding sequence ATGGACATTAAGCAAGTCGTCGTAACAGGGAAAAATGAGGTTGAGCTGCAACACTTGAGCTTGACCGATGAGGTTGGACCGGAGGAAGTGCTGATTGACACAGAATACACGTTCATCAGCGCAGGCACGGAGCTGGCTAACTACACGGCAAAGGACGTGAAAGTATTCGAGCCCGGCCATTGGCACTCCTATCCGTGGAAATCCGGCTACGCCAACGTTGGTATTGTTCGCAAAGTTGGAGATAATGTGAAGAGGTTGAAGGCGGGGCAGCGCGTCTACACTTTCGGTCCGCATGCTTCTACGATTATTGTCAGCCAGCAGCAGCTTATTATTGAGGTGCCAGCAGATATTAATCCGGCGATCGCGGCATCCTCGCGGATGGCAGGCGTTGCGGCAACCTCGATCATTCTGAGCGACGTTCCGCATAATGCTTGGGTTGCCGTGTTCGGTCTTGGCATGGTAGGCAACTTGGCTGCACAAATGTTCCGGAATCTAGGCTGCAAAGTCATCGGCGTTGAGCCGAACGAGCAGCGTCGTCAGCTTGCGAAGGCATGCGGTCTCGATATTACAATCGGCGGCAGCAATGAAGAAGTGCAAGAGCAGATCCGCGCGCTTACCGGCGGCAAGCTTGCGCATATCACGGTCGATGCCGTAGGCCACAGCAGCGTTGTTATGCAAGCGCTTCAAGCAACGGCCAGCCTTGGCCAGCTCGTGCTGCTCGGCAGTCCGCGCGTGCCGGTTGAAGGCAACTTGACCGAGCTGCTGTCGGACATTCATTTGCGCTGGATCACGATGCGCGGCGGGCTCGAATGGTTCTTGCCGGTCTACTCCGAAGTGTCGACTGCGGTGTCGCTGTACAGCAAGCAGGAGCTGGTGTTTGATTGGATTCGCCAGGGCAAGCTTGCGCTTGAGCCGCAAATCTCCCATTATGTGAGCCCAAGTCAGATCAAGGAAGCGTATGACGGTCTGCTCTATGAGCCGCATACATATACGGGAGTAGTGCTGGACTGGACGAAATAA
- a CDS encoding phytanoyl-CoA dioxygenase family protein — protein MTNIANGKLSQAETEFYEKNGYTLFKNQLFSPEKQAELTAIFEEQWSVLGRRLNSELDTPHFRDERLLKFLLSDEVLDLVEPIIGPNIGLWSSHFICKEPLIGKPTPWHEDSAYWKGRLTSYDKIATVWLAIDRSTKENGCMRVIPGTHNNGFSDYEDVDTDDDIFTIQIKNIDDSDAVYFELEPGECSIHDSRIIHGATANKSEHRRCGYTMRYFSTEARVIPEKNSGHKIWLARGKDIAGSDFVNV, from the coding sequence ATGACTAATATTGCGAACGGTAAATTATCGCAGGCCGAGACTGAATTTTATGAGAAGAATGGCTACACTTTATTTAAGAACCAACTGTTCAGCCCAGAGAAACAGGCGGAGCTTACAGCTATTTTCGAGGAACAGTGGAGCGTGCTTGGACGCCGTTTGAATAGCGAGCTGGATACGCCGCATTTCCGTGACGAGCGTCTCTTGAAATTTCTGCTGAGCGACGAAGTGCTTGATCTTGTCGAGCCGATTATCGGACCAAACATCGGTCTATGGTCGTCTCATTTCATTTGTAAGGAGCCGCTGATTGGCAAGCCGACGCCATGGCATGAAGATTCCGCGTATTGGAAAGGCCGCTTGACCAGCTACGACAAGATCGCTACCGTATGGCTTGCGATTGATCGCAGCACGAAAGAAAATGGCTGTATGCGCGTCATTCCGGGCACGCACAATAACGGCTTCTCCGATTACGAAGATGTCGACACGGATGACGATATCTTCACCATCCAGATTAAAAATATCGACGATTCCGATGCGGTCTACTTCGAATTGGAGCCGGGAGAATGCTCGATTCACGATTCGCGCATTATTCACGGCGCTACGGCGAACAAGAGCGAGCACCGTCGCTGCGGCTACACGATGCGCTACTTCTCGACGGAAGCGCGTGTCATTCCGGAGAAGAACAGCGGACATAAGATTTGGCTGGCTCGCGGCAAGGATATCGCGGGAAGCGACTTCGTTAACGTATAA
- a CDS encoding metallophosphoesterase — protein MAARFIIILTIYTGLQVYIGWNLDLFISENGGQVHAAVFWPLFALVAFSYLFAMLLRKFLPKPATTLLKWIGSYWIALMQYSVLLLPVADLAAWGLRSASMTRADSIVAAGWAAIVALILILVRGSRNAWSPVVREYEVTIPKSAGSLKQLRLAVASDLHLGMTVGRKHLQRLVDGVNALKPDLVLLPGDVLDDAVEPFIRNHYAQQLAQIKSRYGTFAVLGNHEYYGGGIDTYVQAMKEVGIPVMLDDHILIADSFHLIGRKDKTDHARKNVAALVSELDMKLPIILMDHQPSAIREIAEGGVDLSLHGHTHRGQMAPNHFVTRRIFELDYGYKLIAERLHAFVSSGFGTWGPPIRLGSRSEIWSITVNFTPPGK, from the coding sequence ATGGCTGCTCGATTCATTATTATATTGACGATTTATACGGGTTTGCAGGTTTATATCGGTTGGAATCTGGACTTATTTATTTCGGAGAACGGCGGACAGGTGCACGCAGCGGTCTTCTGGCCTCTATTTGCGCTAGTCGCATTCTCCTATTTGTTCGCAATGCTGCTTCGCAAATTTCTGCCTAAACCGGCGACAACGCTGCTCAAATGGATCGGTTCCTACTGGATCGCCCTCATGCAGTACAGCGTATTGCTGCTGCCGGTGGCGGATTTGGCTGCATGGGGGCTTCGCTCAGCTTCGATGACAAGAGCGGATTCGATTGTTGCAGCAGGCTGGGCGGCCATTGTCGCACTGATTCTTATTCTAGTGCGCGGCTCGCGCAACGCATGGAGTCCCGTTGTCAGGGAGTATGAAGTGACGATTCCGAAGTCTGCTGGCAGCTTGAAACAGCTGCGTCTTGCGGTAGCTTCCGATCTCCATCTCGGCATGACTGTGGGTCGCAAGCATCTGCAGCGGCTCGTGGATGGAGTCAATGCTTTGAAGCCTGATTTGGTTCTGCTCCCAGGTGACGTGCTTGACGATGCGGTTGAACCGTTCATTCGCAATCATTATGCCCAGCAGCTCGCTCAGATTAAGTCCCGATATGGCACATTCGCGGTGCTCGGCAACCACGAGTATTATGGCGGCGGTATTGATACGTATGTCCAGGCGATGAAAGAGGTCGGCATCCCCGTGATGCTCGATGATCATATCCTCATTGCGGACAGCTTCCATCTGATCGGACGTAAGGATAAGACGGATCACGCTCGCAAGAACGTAGCTGCATTAGTCTCAGAACTAGACATGAAGCTGCCGATTATTCTGATGGATCACCAGCCAAGCGCCATTCGCGAAATTGCGGAAGGTGGTGTCGATCTCTCGCTTCACGGGCATACGCACAGGGGCCAAATGGCGCCAAATCATTTCGTGACGCGCCGCATCTTTGAGCTCGATTATGGTTACAAGCTCATTGCTGAACGCTTGCATGCGTTCGTTTCTTCTGGTTTTGGCACGTGGGGACCACCGATCCGGCTTGGCAGTCGGAGCGAAATATGGTCAATCACCGTTAACTTTACGCCCCCAGGTAAATGA
- a CDS encoding RNA polymerase sigma factor, whose translation MNDAFNALYQKHYKQVYYIAYAILRDHFLAQDAVQETFIKIVRRFDALEIVDIQEAWLNVISRNTAIDLYRKRMRNQECSYDHMEVSLGAVDGGMENSFDMADEYELLEGLKPEQRKALLLVYVYGMTYKQLAAIQKVSIGAVKTQIHRAKKKLQAMLHEMEPAY comes from the coding sequence ATGAATGACGCGTTCAATGCACTATATCAGAAACATTACAAACAAGTTTATTATATTGCTTATGCGATTCTCAGAGATCACTTTCTGGCTCAAGATGCGGTGCAGGAGACCTTTATCAAAATCGTCCGGAGGTTTGATGCCCTGGAAATCGTTGACATCCAAGAGGCATGGCTGAATGTGATCTCCAGAAATACCGCGATCGATCTGTACAGAAAACGGATGAGAAATCAAGAATGCTCGTACGATCACATGGAAGTCAGCTTGGGTGCGGTCGACGGGGGCATGGAGAACTCCTTCGACATGGCGGATGAGTATGAGCTGCTCGAAGGTTTGAAGCCGGAGCAGCGCAAAGCGCTGCTGCTCGTATACGTCTACGGAATGACCTACAAGCAACTGGCAGCCATACAAAAAGTATCCATCGGTGCTGTGAAGACACAAATCCATCGTGCCAAGAAGAAGCTGCAGGCCATGTTGCACGAAATGGAGCCCGCTTATTGA
- the ant(6) gene encoding aminoglycoside 6-adenylyltransferase, giving the protein MRSEQEMMKLLLDFAIDDDRIRIVMLEGSRTNKAIAPDEFQDYDISYFVTDMDAFKANDQWLSVFGKCIMMQKPEDMELFPPELGNWFSYLMLFEDGTKVDLTLIPLNEIGEYLAGSDGLAQLLLDKDALIKSEVIATDRQYWIQKPSAREFDDCCNEFWMVSTYVVKGLARKEILFAIDHLHGIARPNLLRMMAWSVGLEHGFTFSVGKNYKFIDRYLPTCDWDKLLSTYSENGYEEMWQSLFACYELFRSYAGRVSESLGYSYPDYDDAISRYTESVYRKQS; this is encoded by the coding sequence ATGAGAAGCGAACAAGAGATGATGAAGCTGCTCCTGGATTTCGCGATTGATGATGACCGAATTCGGATTGTAATGTTGGAAGGGTCGCGGACGAATAAGGCGATCGCTCCCGATGAATTCCAAGATTATGATATTTCTTATTTTGTGACCGACATGGATGCCTTCAAAGCGAATGATCAGTGGCTTTCCGTCTTCGGGAAATGTATCATGATGCAGAAACCCGAGGATATGGAGCTTTTTCCGCCTGAATTGGGCAATTGGTTCTCCTACTTGATGTTGTTTGAGGATGGCACGAAAGTTGACCTGACACTGATTCCGCTGAATGAAATCGGGGAATATCTGGCGGGGAGCGACGGTTTAGCCCAGCTGCTGCTCGACAAGGATGCTCTGATCAAGAGCGAAGTCATCGCAACGGATCGGCAATATTGGATTCAGAAGCCGAGTGCAAGAGAATTCGATGATTGCTGCAATGAGTTCTGGATGGTATCAACCTACGTTGTAAAAGGATTAGCGAGGAAGGAAATTCTGTTTGCGATTGACCATTTACATGGTATTGCTAGACCAAACTTATTACGAATGATGGCTTGGTCCGTCGGATTGGAGCATGGATTTACCTTCAGCGTCGGGAAGAACTATAAATTTATAGACCGTTACCTGCCTACTTGCGATTGGGATAAGCTGCTGTCAACCTATTCGGAGAATGGCTATGAGGAAATGTGGCAGTCTTTGTTCGCTTGTTATGAATTGTTCCGGTCATACGCGGGCAGGGTTTCCGAAAGTCTTGGCTATTCGTATCCGGACTACGATGATGCCATTAGTAGGTATACGGAGTCGGTTTATCGGAAGCAAAGCTAG
- a CDS encoding alpha/beta hydrolase family protein, producing MELELIPSIPAPPARGSVWKRMAKWLLDRGKASLAFDNAVWKAGIVGVWLICNTVLIIAALGMPTGLGILFDCAAAVLLCTILMGAASLVIAYILALCYIPIPRLTAGASLFTGYVILYICDQTDLGDPLSLILAAGITAIGLIGGLVIGLLLNRRLHIVVKLTLIAAVAASVVSFRYWPINEPDAIQASAGETVVEEAQVPALLADDPAEPGLYRVKSFTYGSGDDAHRSEYGKDAALISEPVDASAYISRWKWVRSLFWGFDENALPINGRVWMPEGDGKFPLVLMVHGNHLMEQFSDEGYEYLGELLASRGFIAVSVDENFLNYSYWGNIPNNDMKVRAWMLLKHLQQIATYNEQAGTPFYHAVDLNHVALIGHSRGGQAVAMAADSSKWFANDKTLASLKTDGVKIQAVIAIAPTDNVVDKTQAQLKDTYYLSLQGASDGDVDTFNGERQYIRSTFSAGSDRFKSTLYIGEANHSRFNTEWGTMDDSLPGGLFLRRAGMMDAEDQREVAKVYVSAFLEDALLGKKEYTPLFTDYRTGAAWLPQATYMNRYEDGSFVPLARSEEDYDKATENSGVKASADKLIWTEESAKDRDGKDKGTRGAVLQWKQGDGSYTLKLPETMTVTSAPETRQLTFSMTNLTKDLPVSANGAAAPLPNIDVELESRNGAAVRLPLAQFKAVQPLPYTTFTRFAWTEKTIKNGKYKVPSEAVFQTFNLPFSQFQSKNADFDPNELTRVTFYFISDRGKVMLDDIGISDVISATAQTE from the coding sequence ATGGAACTAGAACTCATACCGTCGATACCCGCACCGCCTGCACGCGGCAGTGTGTGGAAAAGAATGGCGAAGTGGCTCCTCGACCGAGGCAAAGCTTCGCTTGCATTTGATAACGCCGTATGGAAAGCAGGAATTGTGGGCGTCTGGCTGATTTGCAATACAGTGCTGATCATTGCTGCGCTTGGTATGCCTACGGGCCTTGGCATTTTGTTCGATTGTGCTGCTGCCGTCCTACTATGCACGATTCTGATGGGTGCGGCTTCGCTCGTCATCGCATATATTCTTGCTTTATGTTATATCCCGATTCCGCGTCTGACTGCGGGAGCCAGTTTGTTTACGGGCTATGTTATCTTGTATATCTGCGATCAGACGGATCTTGGTGATCCGTTGTCACTCATACTAGCCGCTGGCATTACAGCTATCGGCCTTATTGGCGGGCTTGTGATCGGTCTGCTGCTGAACCGCCGTTTGCACATCGTGGTCAAGCTCACGCTAATTGCCGCAGTGGCAGCGAGCGTTGTCAGCTTTCGATATTGGCCGATTAATGAGCCGGATGCAATTCAGGCAAGCGCTGGCGAAACAGTGGTGGAAGAAGCACAGGTTCCAGCGCTGCTTGCAGATGATCCCGCAGAGCCCGGCCTATACCGGGTGAAGAGCTTCACATATGGAAGCGGCGACGATGCCCACCGCTCTGAATACGGCAAGGATGCAGCGCTCATCTCCGAGCCTGTCGATGCCTCCGCTTATATATCGCGCTGGAAGTGGGTGCGCTCCTTGTTCTGGGGCTTCGACGAGAATGCACTACCGATTAACGGCCGCGTCTGGATGCCGGAAGGCGATGGGAAGTTCCCGCTTGTGCTAATGGTGCACGGCAATCACTTGATGGAGCAGTTCTCCGATGAGGGTTACGAGTATCTCGGTGAGCTGCTGGCAAGCCGCGGCTTCATCGCGGTTTCCGTCGATGAGAATTTCTTGAACTATTCGTATTGGGGAAACATCCCGAACAACGATATGAAAGTGCGGGCATGGATGCTGCTGAAGCATTTGCAGCAGATTGCCACGTATAATGAACAGGCGGGAACGCCGTTCTATCACGCCGTTGATTTGAATCATGTCGCGCTGATCGGCCATTCGCGCGGCGGTCAAGCAGTTGCAATGGCGGCTGACTCGTCCAAATGGTTCGCGAACGACAAGACGCTAGCTAGCTTGAAAACGGATGGCGTCAAGATCCAAGCGGTAATCGCAATCGCGCCGACCGATAATGTTGTCGACAAGACTCAGGCGCAGCTGAAGGACACGTATTACTTGTCCTTGCAAGGAGCAAGCGATGGCGACGTCGATACATTTAACGGTGAGCGGCAATATATCCGCTCGACGTTCTCTGCCGGCTCGGACCGCTTCAAGTCCACGCTTTATATTGGCGAAGCGAACCATAGCCGATTCAACACGGAGTGGGGCACGATGGACGACAGCTTGCCAGGCGGGCTGTTCCTGCGCCGTGCAGGCATGATGGATGCCGAAGATCAGCGTGAAGTGGCAAAAGTTTATGTGTCTGCGTTCCTCGAAGATGCGCTGCTCGGCAAGAAGGAGTATACGCCGCTCTTCACCGATTATCGGACAGGCGCCGCGTGGCTGCCGCAAGCGACGTATATGAACCGCTACGAGGACGGCAGCTTCGTGCCGCTTGCCCGCAGCGAAGAAGACTATGACAAGGCAACGGAGAACAGCGGCGTGAAAGCGAGTGCCGACAAACTGATTTGGACCGAGGAGTCGGCCAAAGACCGCGACGGCAAGGACAAAGGCACCCGCGGCGCCGTGCTTCAGTGGAAGCAAGGTGATGGCAGCTACACGTTGAAGCTGCCGGAGACGATGACAGTGACATCAGCGCCGGAAACGCGGCAGCTCACATTCTCCATGACGAATCTGACGAAAGATTTGCCGGTGAGCGCCAATGGTGCGGCGGCCCCGCTTCCGAACATTGACGTCGAGCTCGAGAGCAGGAACGGCGCAGCTGTGCGGCTGCCGCTTGCACAGTTCAAGGCGGTCCAGCCGCTGCCGTACACGACATTCACCCGCTTCGCCTGGACGGAAAAAACGATAAAGAACGGCAAGTATAAGGTTCCCTCTGAAGCCGTATTTCAAACGTTTAATTTGCCGTTCTCGCAGTTCCAGAGCAAGAATGCCGACTTCGATCCAAATGAGCTGACTCGCGTGACATTCTACTTCATCAGCGACCGAGGTAAAGTAATGCTTGATGATATCGGAATTAGCGACGTTATCAGCGCCACGGCCCAAACCGAATAG
- a CDS encoding DHA2 family efflux MFS transporter permease subunit, translated as MSTTTTAAPNIRFWPIMIAIFFGAFLSILGISTINVALTIFMQDFHSSLSTVQWTLTGFMLSLGTIAPLTGYLGDKFGYKNVYLYAMVGFVGFSVLCGFAWSVESLIVFRILQGLFTGLVVPATMTIIFQVIPKERQPFAVSIWGLSAMLAPAFGPTLSGWLIQQFSWRWLFFINVPIGIIAIVFIIIMIPSYRIGSAKKLDIWGLITVVLSSASLLVGLSQGRTWGWDSARVIGLFAFGAAMLVLFIIRELKAKEPLLNLRVFGNYRFSITLVANTIITISLYSGTLLVPLFLQNVQQETPMDTGLILLPASLIMALAMPMAGKLYPILGPRIMTIAGLVLIIYGSFELTHMHSDSSHLYIILWMSIRNLGVSFAAAATSTAGMEEIQPTMVGHASSVTNWVRNVGGSFAIALFTSLLASHTITHVAELTQEGKESAKLIPLFSFTMSVNDVFLVATYIAVAAIPFTLLVGKKTARRRTESVAA; from the coding sequence ATGAGCACTACAACAACGGCAGCTCCGAACATTCGGTTCTGGCCGATTATGATCGCCATTTTCTTCGGCGCATTTTTAAGCATACTAGGCATCAGTACCATTAACGTGGCATTGACGATCTTTATGCAAGATTTTCATTCTTCGCTGAGTACTGTGCAGTGGACGCTGACAGGGTTCATGCTCTCGCTAGGTACAATTGCACCGCTGACTGGTTATCTAGGCGATAAGTTCGGCTACAAGAACGTTTATCTGTATGCAATGGTCGGCTTTGTCGGCTTCTCGGTGCTGTGCGGCTTCGCATGGAGCGTTGAATCGCTGATCGTCTTCCGCATTCTGCAAGGTCTCTTTACGGGTCTGGTCGTTCCGGCGACGATGACGATTATTTTCCAAGTGATTCCGAAGGAGCGTCAGCCTTTCGCAGTCAGCATTTGGGGCTTGTCGGCCATGCTTGCGCCAGCATTTGGTCCTACGCTTAGCGGCTGGCTCATCCAGCAGTTCAGCTGGAGATGGTTGTTCTTCATCAATGTGCCAATCGGGATTATTGCCATTGTCTTCATTATTATCATGATTCCAAGCTACCGCATCGGTTCGGCGAAGAAGCTGGACATTTGGGGACTTATTACTGTTGTACTTAGCAGCGCGTCGCTGCTTGTCGGTTTGAGCCAAGGACGTACATGGGGCTGGGATTCCGCGCGTGTTATCGGCTTGTTCGCCTTTGGCGCGGCTATGCTCGTGTTGTTCATCATCCGCGAGCTGAAGGCGAAGGAACCGCTGCTCAACCTGCGCGTATTCGGCAACTATCGTTTCTCGATCACGCTCGTGGCCAATACAATCATTACAATCAGCCTGTACTCCGGTACGCTGCTTGTACCTCTATTCCTGCAAAATGTTCAGCAAGAAACGCCGATGGATACAGGCTTAATCCTACTGCCTGCATCGCTCATCATGGCGCTTGCAATGCCAATGGCAGGTAAGCTGTACCCGATTCTCGGACCGCGTATCATGACAATTGCCGGTTTGGTTCTAATTATTTACGGCAGCTTTGAGCTGACGCATATGCATAGTGACAGCTCGCATCTCTATATCATCCTGTGGATGTCCATTCGTAACCTCGGCGTATCATTCGCTGCTGCTGCGACAAGCACGGCAGGTATGGAAGAGATTCAGCCAACTATGGTTGGCCATGCATCGTCGGTTACGAACTGGGTGCGTAACGTCGGCGGTTCGTTCGCGATTGCGCTCTTCACATCGCTATTGGCTTCGCACACGATCACGCATGTGGCAGAGCTGACGCAAGAAGGCAAAGAAAGCGCGAAGCTCATTCCGCTGTTCTCCTTCACGATGAGCGTGAACGACGTGTTCCTCGTAGCGACCTACATCGCAGTTGCGGCGATTCCGTTCACACTGCTGGTCGGCAAGAAAACCGCTCGCAGACGTACAGAGTCGGTTGCTGCTTAA
- a CDS encoding phytanoyl-CoA dioxygenase family protein: MTQALRVLTEEQKKQFDADGYLIVKGLFTDTDVTEIVDTFDKMSNETIPGYFEPNLEADGTDPLQRYPRVMHPHRFNETAMKYMLHNPVLEVLADLYGEEAYAAQSMFYYKPPGSRGQALHQDNFYLMVEPGNCIAAWTAIDAAYEDNGGLLVVPKTNTHEISCPDKADAKESFTTHYVKPPKDGVVMPVNMDKGDVLFFNGNLIHGSYRNKTKDQFRRAFICHYANSSATKISQHYNPLYRADGSKIELEGNPDGGPCGVEVGAAFYH; encoded by the coding sequence ATGACACAAGCGCTGCGTGTACTGACGGAAGAGCAGAAGAAACAATTCGATGCCGATGGTTACTTGATTGTAAAAGGGCTGTTCACGGATACTGATGTAACTGAGATTGTAGATACGTTCGATAAAATGAGCAATGAGACGATTCCCGGTTACTTCGAGCCGAACCTGGAGGCGGACGGAACAGATCCGCTGCAGCGTTATCCGCGCGTGATGCATCCGCATCGTTTCAATGAAACGGCGATGAAATATATGCTGCACAATCCGGTTCTTGAAGTGCTAGCCGATCTATATGGCGAGGAAGCCTACGCTGCTCAGAGCATGTTCTATTACAAGCCGCCAGGCTCCAGAGGTCAGGCGCTACATCAGGACAACTTCTATTTGATGGTCGAACCCGGTAACTGTATCGCGGCTTGGACGGCGATCGATGCTGCCTATGAAGACAATGGCGGCTTGCTCGTTGTACCGAAGACGAATACGCATGAGATTTCTTGCCCGGATAAAGCGGATGCGAAGGAATCGTTCACGACCCATTATGTGAAGCCGCCGAAGGATGGCGTGGTGATGCCAGTCAATATGGATAAAGGCGATGTCCTCTTCTTCAACGGCAATCTCATTCACGGCTCGTACCGGAATAAGACCAAGGATCAATTCCGCCGCGCGTTCATTTGCCATTATGCCAACTCCTCTGCAACGAAGATCAGTCAGCATTACAACCCGCTCTATCGGGCGGATGGTTCCAAAATCGAGCTGGAAGGCAATCCGGATGGCGGCCCTTGCGGCGTCGAAGTTGGAGCGGCTTTCTATCATTAA
- a CDS encoding helix-turn-helix domain-containing protein, giving the protein MSAKRDELFSYIKEQGGSTVIANQFNQPDSYGIRRPQGMSDWLIAYTLSGEGYFIIDGVERLCQTGDVALMQPGVPHQYGTRKGSQWHFIWAHFSSRIMETNLLPSEKLLIHAIDSDSVRKRIYRAFRSLVSDSIERGEYWNELCENTMRHIILLLARRMTKQLDPRIEEIQHLLATRMQEAVRIDELAKAVGLSPSRLSHLFKESTGSSIVDTLNDMRIRQAALLLEHTDRHPSEVSLDVGFQNYNHFANQFRMRYQVSPRLYKNGQRTSGDK; this is encoded by the coding sequence ATGAGCGCAAAGCGCGATGAGCTGTTCTCCTATATCAAGGAGCAAGGCGGCAGCACCGTCATTGCTAATCAATTCAACCAACCAGACAGCTACGGGATTCGGCGGCCGCAAGGCATGAGCGACTGGCTGATTGCTTATACGCTCAGCGGCGAAGGGTATTTCATCATAGACGGTGTGGAACGATTATGCCAAACCGGGGATGTCGCGCTTATGCAGCCAGGTGTTCCACATCAGTATGGGACGCGAAAAGGGAGCCAGTGGCATTTCATATGGGCACACTTCTCCTCGCGCATTATGGAGACGAATCTGCTGCCAAGCGAGAAGCTGCTCATTCATGCGATCGACAGCGACTCTGTGCGCAAACGCATCTACCGGGCGTTCCGCAGTCTCGTCTCTGATTCCATTGAACGCGGCGAGTACTGGAACGAGCTGTGCGAGAATACGATGCGGCACATTATTCTGCTGCTCGCGAGAAGGATGACGAAGCAGCTTGATCCGCGCATTGAGGAGATTCAGCATCTGCTCGCCACGCGCATGCAGGAAGCTGTCCGTATTGACGAGCTGGCCAAGGCTGTCGGCCTCTCTCCATCTCGGCTCTCTCACCTGTTCAAGGAATCAACCGGCAGCTCCATCGTCGATACGCTGAACGACATGCGCATCCGTCAAGCGGCTTTGCTTCTCGAGCATACGGACCGCCATCCATCCGAGGTCTCGCTTGATGTTGGGTTCCAGAACTATAATCATTTTGCTAACCAATTTCGAATGCGGTATCAGGTCAGCCCACGGTTGTATAAGAATGGCCAGCGTACATCAGGGGACAAATAA
- a CDS encoding helix-turn-helix domain-containing protein — MSVYKGPERLTNDRYMTLSAPFRLFKHSIDGLIDTHWHEFFEMAFVVSGSGTHMLNGVPLRLTRGAAFLLSPADFHSLEPDPGETLQLYDFIFNDHFIREPLPELLFDHRTAYTHWYAEEQIAELEQEYERIWEESVAWQPESEILIQGSMERLLIDLFRKSRPADQQPSIDGVPHQALQSAVRKGLIYIQHHFREPLSLEEVASHCGLSANYFSECFRKGTGSTFQTYLQEVRLQFARSLIKTTQLPITEICFASGFNTLPHFERAFKKRFLLPPREYRKQ; from the coding sequence ATGAGCGTCTATAAAGGGCCGGAACGATTGACGAATGACCGATATATGACGTTGTCCGCTCCTTTCCGCTTGTTCAAGCATTCGATCGACGGACTTATCGATACCCATTGGCATGAGTTTTTTGAAATGGCCTTCGTGGTGTCCGGATCGGGGACGCATATGCTGAACGGGGTGCCCTTGCGCTTGACGCGGGGCGCCGCTTTTTTGCTGTCTCCGGCAGATTTTCACAGCTTAGAGCCGGACCCGGGCGAGACGCTGCAGCTGTATGATTTCATATTCAATGATCACTTCATACGCGAGCCGCTGCCGGAGCTGCTGTTCGATCATCGAACGGCTTACACGCATTGGTATGCGGAGGAGCAGATCGCTGAGCTTGAGCAGGAATATGAACGGATCTGGGAAGAGTCGGTCGCTTGGCAGCCGGAGAGCGAAATTCTCATTCAAGGAAGTATGGAGCGGCTGCTCATTGATCTATTCCGCAAGAGTCGACCGGCTGATCAGCAGCCGAGTATTGATGGCGTGCCGCATCAGGCGCTGCAGTCGGCTGTACGCAAAGGGCTGATCTACATTCAGCATCACTTCCGCGAGCCGCTGTCGCTCGAGGAAGTCGCTTCCCATTGCGGACTGTCGGCCAATTACTTCAGCGAATGCTTCCGTAAAGGGACAGGCTCTACGTTCCAAACCTACCTGCAGGAAGTTCGGCTGCAGTTCGCGCGGTCGCTGATTAAGACGACGCAGCTGCCGATAACGGAAATTTGCTTCGCTTCCGGCTTTAATACGCTGCCGCACTTCGAGCGGGCGTTCAAGAAGCGGTTTCTGCTGCCGCCGAGGGAATACCGGAAACAATAA